A region of Ferruginibacter albus DNA encodes the following proteins:
- a CDS encoding YpdA family putative bacillithiol disulfide reductase yields the protein MANKQALDILIIGGGPIGMACALEAKKKELSYVIIEKGCLVNSLYNYPVNMTFFSTSERLEIGGVPFVSNNSKPTRNEALEYYRRVAIAADLTIHLFEKVEKISKEHDVFEVTTSLKKYLAKNIIIATGFYDIPFLLNVPGENLPKVTHYYKDPHFYAFQKVLVIGANNSAVDAALETWRKGAEVTMVIRNEEIGKRVKYWVRPDIINRIQEGSIKAHFNSTVTAIREKEVDIQTPDGIITIENDWVIATTGYQPNLSFLERIGIELSNDQVRKPVYSNDTHETNVKGIYLAGVICGGMDTHSLFIENSREHATKILEHISKQE from the coding sequence ATGGCAAACAAACAGGCATTGGATATTTTAATTATCGGCGGTGGACCAATAGGTATGGCTTGTGCGCTGGAAGCAAAGAAAAAAGAGCTCTCTTATGTTATTATTGAAAAAGGCTGCCTGGTCAATTCTTTATACAATTACCCTGTTAACATGACCTTCTTTTCTACTTCCGAAAGATTAGAGATAGGAGGTGTGCCTTTTGTGAGCAATAACTCCAAACCAACACGCAACGAGGCTTTGGAATATTATCGCAGGGTTGCTATTGCAGCAGATCTTACTATTCATCTTTTTGAAAAAGTAGAAAAGATAAGTAAAGAACATGATGTTTTTGAGGTAACCACTTCCTTAAAAAAATATTTAGCAAAGAATATTATTATAGCCACCGGTTTTTATGATATACCTTTTTTATTAAACGTGCCGGGAGAAAATTTACCAAAAGTTACTCACTATTATAAAGACCCTCACTTTTATGCGTTTCAAAAAGTGTTGGTAATCGGCGCCAACAACTCTGCTGTGGATGCAGCATTGGAAACATGGCGTAAAGGCGCTGAAGTAACGATGGTTATTCGTAATGAAGAAATTGGTAAACGGGTAAAATACTGGGTGCGCCCTGATATTATAAACCGTATCCAGGAAGGATCCATTAAAGCACATTTCAATTCTACGGTAACGGCTATACGAGAAAAAGAAGTGGATATACAAACACCCGATGGAATTATTACTATTGAAAACGATTGGGTGATTGCAACTACAGGTTACCAGCCTAATCTTAGTTTTTTGGAACGCATCGGCATTGAGTTATCAAACGATCAGGTTCGCAAACCTGTTTACAGCAACGATACTCACGAAACCAATGTTAAAGGAATTTATTTAGCAGGTGTTATTTGCGGGGGTATGGATACACACTCTTTGTTCATCGAGAATTCGAGGGAACATGCAACGAAGATCTTAGAACATATCAGTAAACAGGAATAA
- a CDS encoding RagB/SusD family nutrient uptake outer membrane protein yields the protein MIKKLLLFYIFVIPVVSFSQTCIWIGVTDTASWANPANWSCGKVPDSASDVFILGDSLNKVKITQNAVCYNIGINTLNAIADVRPYLDNAYTALKGDEGYGIRLSIYYTQSTDETIMALSNVDDNDRRSISRYTVSDSNYELQRPFSQLYKGIVNANLCITIIPRMLIYQNGANAEKAELKRMYGEALTLKAQLLFELIRNWGDVPETSVQYYHNNLDVYNQNTNRDTIYSHLLNDLALAETLLPWRSQVTALGDPVDERITLGAAKALRAKIALFAGGYSLRSDSVMRRPVNYLPFYQIAKQECEDLMNKRTEHTLNPSYIDVWKNTICGHKVDDGFGEIIFQVGMSDSLFYGMYSSKFGYTNGPKVNTYGDAFVLIMPTYFYSFNAFDKRRDITCAPYDVDINGYKTGTKLVNMRDGKFRRDWISNPVIAPTDVAQYFGLNWPLIRFSDVLLMYAEADNEINGAPSTKAIKAFEEVRKRGFGADSAAIGITPTDKDGFFNAIVNERSWELGAEGIRKYDLIRWNLLGQKIEATRSAITAMQSFQIPYDNLPASLYYNKSSTADDSTLWSTSFYQPSPATAPANTSRVNWINTGDFSTLLNSFAAGFTSNKNELLPYYIATLIANPSLKQNPGY from the coding sequence ATGATTAAAAAGCTTTTGTTGTTTTACATTTTTGTAATACCTGTCGTTTCTTTTTCTCAAACCTGCATATGGATAGGAGTAACAGATACTGCCTCGTGGGCAAATCCGGCAAATTGGAGTTGTGGTAAAGTACCTGATTCAGCTTCTGATGTTTTTATTTTAGGAGATTCATTGAACAAAGTGAAAATTACACAAAATGCAGTATGTTATAATATTGGTATTAACACATTAAATGCTATTGCCGATGTTCGACCATATTTAGACAATGCCTACACGGCATTAAAAGGAGATGAGGGATATGGAATACGATTAAGCATTTACTATACACAAAGTACAGATGAAACTATAATGGCTTTATCAAATGTTGATGATAACGATAGGCGTAGTATTTCGCGTTATACTGTTAGTGATTCTAATTACGAATTGCAAAGACCATTTTCGCAATTATATAAAGGAATCGTAAATGCAAATCTGTGTATAACTATTATTCCTCGTATGTTAATTTATCAAAATGGAGCTAATGCAGAAAAGGCAGAATTAAAAAGAATGTATGGAGAAGCATTGACCTTAAAAGCGCAGCTATTATTTGAATTGATCCGTAATTGGGGAGATGTGCCGGAAACGTCTGTTCAATATTATCATAATAATTTGGACGTGTACAATCAAAATACAAATAGAGATACAATATATAGTCACTTATTAAATGATTTGGCATTGGCAGAAACTTTATTGCCATGGCGGTCTCAGGTAACAGCTTTAGGTGATCCGGTTGACGAGCGAATTACATTGGGAGCAGCAAAAGCATTGCGTGCAAAAATTGCATTGTTTGCGGGTGGTTATTCTTTGCGAAGTGATTCTGTAATGCGACGCCCTGTGAATTATTTACCGTTTTATCAAATTGCAAAGCAAGAGTGCGAAGACCTAATGAATAAAAGAACAGAACATACTTTGAATCCATCTTATATAGATGTATGGAAGAATACTATTTGTGGGCATAAGGTAGATGATGGTTTTGGCGAAATTATTTTTCAGGTAGGAATGAGTGATTCTCTATTTTACGGAATGTATAGCAGTAAGTTTGGGTATACTAATGGACCCAAAGTAAATACGTATGGTGATGCTTTTGTTTTAATAATGCCTACTTATTTTTATTCATTTAATGCGTTTGATAAGCGGAGAGATATTACCTGCGCTCCATATGATGTGGACATTAATGGATATAAAACAGGGACAAAGCTTGTAAATATGCGTGATGGAAAATTCAGAAGAGATTGGATAAGCAATCCTGTGATAGCTCCAACAGACGTAGCTCAATATTTTGGATTGAATTGGCCGCTCATCCGTTTTTCGGATGTACTACTAATGTACGCTGAAGCAGATAATGAAATCAATGGGGCTCCGTCAACCAAAGCAATTAAAGCTTTTGAAGAAGTGCGCAAAAGAGGCTTTGGCGCAGATTCTGCGGCGATAGGAATTACTCCTACAGACAAGGACGGTTTTTTTAATGCAATTGTAAATGAACGATCGTGGGAATTAGGAGCTGAGGGAATTCGTAAATATGATTTGATACGTTGGAATTTGTTAGGGCAGAAAATTGAAGCTACTCGATCTGCAATAACTGCTATGCAAAGCTTTCAAATACCTTATGATAATTTACCTGCTTCTTTGTACTATAATAAATCAAGCACTGCTGATGATTCTACCTTATGGTCAACTTCATTTTATCAGCCATCACCTGCAACAGCTCCAGCAAATACATCCAGAGTAAACTGGATCAATACTGGAGATTTTTCAACCTTACTAAATAGTTTTGCTGCTGGCTTTACTTCAAATAAAAATGAATTACTGCCCTATTATATCGCTACATTAATCGCTAATCCTTCTTTGAAACAAAATCCCGGTTATTAA